From Citricoccus sp. SGAir0253, a single genomic window includes:
- a CDS encoding carboxylesterase: MNAHQRALSLRGADAGPLAATAGRGRTAVALFHGFTSGPVSVAGWARALAAAGADVEVPLLPGHGTHWRDLAAVPASAWRTAARDTVDGLLAGHDRVVAAGLSMGGALALDAAAHRPVAGTVVVNPGLRFASAAAPLAGILKHVIRSVTPIADDLVRPGVTEQAYPRTPVAAVQQVGALQAAVRAGLHAVRTPVLAFRSTTDHVVPHSSMDVLGRRLPPGLLTVRPLYNSRHVATLDWDAGIIEQESVRFIAALPSGRDVVADRS, encoded by the coding sequence ATGAACGCCCACCAGCGGGCGCTGTCCCTCCGCGGCGCCGACGCCGGCCCCCTGGCCGCCACGGCCGGCCGCGGACGGACGGCCGTCGCCCTGTTCCACGGCTTCACCTCCGGCCCCGTGTCCGTGGCCGGCTGGGCGCGCGCCCTCGCGGCCGCGGGGGCCGACGTGGAGGTGCCGCTCCTGCCGGGCCACGGCACGCACTGGCGGGACCTGGCGGCGGTCCCGGCCTCCGCGTGGCGGACCGCCGCGCGGGACACCGTGGACGGGCTGCTCGCGGGCCACGACCGGGTGGTCGCGGCCGGGCTGTCGATGGGCGGAGCCCTCGCCCTGGACGCCGCCGCCCACCGGCCGGTGGCCGGGACCGTGGTGGTCAACCCGGGCCTGCGCTTCGCCTCCGCGGCGGCGCCGCTCGCCGGGATCCTCAAGCACGTCATCCGCTCGGTGACGCCCATCGCCGACGACCTCGTCCGGCCCGGGGTGACCGAGCAGGCCTATCCGCGCACCCCGGTCGCCGCGGTGCAGCAGGTGGGTGCCCTGCAGGCGGCGGTCCGCGCCGGGCTGCACGCCGTCCGGACGCCGGTGCTGGCCTTCCGCTCGACGACGGACCACGTGGTGCCGCACTCCTCCATGGACGTGCTCGGCCGCCGGCTGCCCCCCGGGCTGCTCACCGTCCGCCCGCTCTACAACAGCCGCCACGTCGCCACCCTGGACTGGGACGCCGGCATCATCGAGCAGGAGTCCGTGCGCTTCATCGCCGCGCTGCCGTCCGGCCGGGACGTCGTGGCGGACCGGTCGTGA
- a CDS encoding 1-acyl-sn-glycerol-3-phosphate acyltransferase: MFYWFAKTLVVAPVTNLVFRPWVKGLGNVPEDGGAILASNHLSVSDSIFMPAQLGRQVHFLAKKEYFTGKGVKGWLTRKFFEATNQLPMDRAGGQASLASLQSGLDVLRDGRLLGIYPEGTRSPDGRLYRGKLGVAKLALAARVPVVPVAMIGTDKVQPIGRTIPTIRRVGMIFGPPLDFSEYYDRAGDRFVERRVTDEIMEAIRRLSGQEYVDVYASTVKDAGPGGGPHGRQGA; encoded by the coding sequence GTGTTCTACTGGTTCGCCAAGACCCTCGTGGTGGCGCCCGTGACCAACCTCGTGTTCCGCCCGTGGGTCAAGGGCCTGGGCAACGTCCCGGAGGACGGCGGGGCGATCCTCGCCAGCAACCACCTCTCCGTCTCGGACTCGATCTTCATGCCCGCCCAGCTGGGCCGGCAGGTCCACTTCCTGGCCAAGAAGGAGTACTTCACCGGCAAGGGCGTGAAGGGGTGGCTGACGCGCAAGTTCTTCGAGGCCACCAACCAGCTGCCCATGGACCGGGCCGGCGGCCAGGCCTCGCTCGCCTCGCTGCAGTCCGGACTGGACGTGCTGCGGGACGGCCGGCTGCTCGGCATCTACCCCGAGGGCACGCGCAGTCCCGACGGCCGGCTGTACCGGGGCAAGCTCGGCGTCGCCAAGCTGGCCCTCGCCGCGCGGGTCCCCGTGGTGCCCGTGGCGATGATCGGCACGGACAAGGTCCAGCCGATCGGCCGGACCATCCCCACCATCCGTCGCGTGGGCATGATCTTCGGCCCCCCGCTGGACTTCTCGGAGTACTACGACCGCGCGGGGGACCGGTTCGTGGAGCGCCGGGTGACGGACGAGATCATGGAGGCCATCCGCCGGTTGTCCGGCCAGGAGTACGTGGACGTCTACGCCTCCACCGTCAAGGACGCCGGTCCCGGCGGCGGGCCGCACGGTCGGCAGGGGGCGTAG
- a CDS encoding class II 3-deoxy-7-phosphoheptulonate synthase: protein MISDSLTDTPAFGSAQSNGAADYPGLDSWRDKPISQQPTWEDPEAFRRATAELSSAPPLVFAGEVDVLRTQLAAAARGEAFLLQGGDCAETFAGATANKISARVKTILQMAVVLTYGASLPVVKMGRMAGQFAKPRSSDMETRDGVTLPSFRGEIVNGYEFTPESRRHDPQRMVQAYNTSAATLNLVRAFTQGGFADLRAVHAWNQGFMKNPAYSRYEEIAGEIDRAVRFMAAAGVNFEALRRTDFFTAHEALLLDYERPLTRIDSRSGLPYATSGHFLWIGERTRDLGGAHVEFLSKVRNPIGVKLGPGTSPQDALALIDKLDPEREPGRLTFITRMGAERIREKLPPLLEAVRDSGANPLWVTDPMHGNTVTAANGYKTRRFDDVMDEVRGFFEAHRAVGTYPGGLHVEMTGDDVAECLGGSDPIDESAFADRYESLVDPRLNHQQSLEMAFLVTEALSRSGHRR from the coding sequence ATGATCTCCGACTCCCTCACCGACACCCCGGCCTTCGGCTCCGCCCAGTCCAATGGCGCCGCCGACTATCCCGGCCTGGACTCGTGGCGGGACAAGCCCATCTCCCAGCAGCCCACCTGGGAGGACCCCGAGGCCTTCCGCCGCGCCACCGCGGAACTGTCCTCGGCCCCGCCGCTCGTCTTCGCGGGCGAGGTGGACGTGCTCCGCACCCAGCTCGCGGCCGCCGCCCGCGGGGAGGCCTTCCTGCTCCAGGGCGGTGACTGCGCCGAGACGTTCGCGGGCGCGACCGCCAACAAGATCAGCGCCCGCGTCAAGACCATCCTGCAGATGGCCGTCGTCCTCACGTACGGCGCCTCCCTGCCGGTGGTGAAGATGGGACGCATGGCGGGCCAGTTCGCCAAGCCCCGGTCCTCGGACATGGAGACCCGGGACGGGGTGACCCTGCCCTCCTTCCGTGGCGAGATCGTCAACGGCTACGAGTTCACGCCGGAGTCCCGCCGCCACGATCCCCAGCGGATGGTGCAGGCCTACAACACCTCGGCCGCGACCCTGAACCTCGTCCGGGCGTTCACGCAGGGCGGCTTCGCGGACCTGCGGGCCGTCCACGCGTGGAACCAGGGCTTCATGAAGAACCCGGCCTACTCCCGCTACGAGGAGATCGCCGGGGAGATCGACCGCGCGGTGCGCTTCATGGCCGCCGCGGGCGTGAACTTCGAGGCACTGCGGCGCACCGACTTCTTCACCGCCCACGAGGCCCTGCTGCTGGACTACGAGCGCCCCCTGACGCGGATCGACTCCCGCTCCGGACTGCCGTACGCCACCTCGGGGCACTTCCTGTGGATCGGCGAGCGGACCCGTGACCTGGGCGGCGCGCACGTCGAGTTCCTGTCCAAGGTGCGCAACCCGATCGGCGTCAAGCTGGGCCCGGGCACCTCGCCGCAGGACGCGCTGGCCCTCATCGACAAGCTGGACCCCGAGCGCGAGCCGGGCCGCCTGACCTTCATCACGCGCATGGGCGCCGAGCGGATCCGCGAGAAGCTGCCGCCGCTGCTGGAGGCGGTCAGGGACTCCGGGGCCAATCCGCTGTGGGTCACCGACCCGATGCACGGCAACACGGTGACGGCGGCCAACGGCTACAAGACGCGGCGCTTCGACGACGTCATGGACGAGGTCCGCGGCTTCTTCGAGGCACACCGCGCCGTGGGCACCTACCCGGGCGGCCTGCACGTGGAGATGACCGGCGACGACGTGGCGGAGTGCCTCGGCGGGTCCGACCCGATCGACGAGTCGGCCTTCGCCGACCGCTACGAGTCGCTCGTCGACCCCCGGCTGAACCACCAGCAGTCCCTCGAGATGGCGTTCCTCGTCACCGAGGCGCTGTCCCGCTCCGGCCACCGGCGCTGA